In the genome of Toxoplasma gondii ME49 chromosome Ia, whole genome shotgun sequence, the window GCCTCCCCGCGGCGGCCGCTtttctcgggtgtacatacagcccAGTCTGgggcggagaagaacgcgccGAAGAGCGccgcctcgctctcgtcttccgcttcttcttcgtggaGCAAGGGTGAATTTCGGGAGAATGAagcgagacgagaagagcgtTCAGGCACTCCTCGGGCGCCTCTCCAGGCAGCGCGGAACCAGTTCTCtccgaagagcgagaagaagtgTACGTCGAACTCGCCGCTTGAGCAGAGGGCGGCCGTGACGAAGCCTGGCGCCCTCTCAGTCTCGGCGCTgcgagagacaagcaagAGCGGGGGGGACGAGGACGCCCGCGGCGATGCTAAGAGTACCCTCCGCGCGTCCTCCGGGAAcctggagaaggacgaaaagaaggcgacgatgcatgcgccgtcCGCgtcgaagaacagagacgctgCCCCAGGCGGGGGCAATCGACAGGCGAAGAGTCGAGCTTTGAGTCTCAAGGACAGCCCCGCCTCCTCGACCTGCGGATCCGAGAACCTCAAAGGCGCAAACGGGAGAACAAGAACCAGTGGAGGTCCTCGGCCTGCGCTCTCCAGACGTCCagtcgccgctgtctctcgcgagcCGATTACACACTTGAGTCTCCCGCGGATCGCAGAGATCGCCGCGAGTGGACAGACGCCCCAAACGCCGGCGCTGGAGAAGCCGGCAGAGGTGCCAGGCACCAACAGCGCCGAGGCGCcgaaggagcgagagaatGCCTCAgcggcttcttcgtcatctGCTTCTGGGCTGGACATGGCGGCGATCTCTGCGTTGGATCTGAGtgagcgagaagcagaggaagtcGCCGATCTCTCGTGCTACAAGAGCCTGAAGAGGCTGGACGTCAGTGGAAACAGACTCGCAGACggcctcggcttcctcgctATGAACCTTCAGCTGCGGTGGCTCAAGGCTGCGCGGAGTCTCCTCGAGGGCGGAGACGTCTTGAGATGCGCTCTGATGAATCTCTCCAACCTCGTCGTCCTCGACCTCAGCAGCAACCAAGTAAAAcccttctctggagaaacTGCTCTCGCCGAGAGCCTGACAAGCGAACTGcagtggagacgcagaaaaaagtggaagacCGCGTCTCTAGAGACTCCTTTCATTCGGAAACGGGGAGATATAAAAGACGTGGATACTGAGACGCGAGATGCTCCTTCACGCACTAATATATGTCGACGCAGGCATGGAGTTCTGTATATGTACGTATCggcacacatatatatacatatattcatatatacacatattcatacatatattcatatatatatatatatatatatgaatatatatatgcatatgatTATGTGAATAGGAATGTGTTTGAACGATGTTTTTCTGAGGGGTGTTTCTGATTCCTCTGATTTAAATGAacttctgtcttcttgcgTGCAGATCACCCGCCTGGACGCCTTTGCGCCGCTGAAGGCTCTCAAGACGCTCGTCCTCAGTGAAAATCAAATCCGTAAGGGAACTCTGAGACGGCAGAAGAACCTGGAACCTGCTTCTGAACTGTGCGTCCTTCATCTGCTgtcttttgcatgcatcgcgaCAGAACTTTTtacctttttctcctcgtctccagcGCACTTTGTTCTTTGTGTGCTGCTGCGTCGAATCAAGATTGCCCATcgccctgcttctcttctttcttctgtcttctctgagttgctttctttgcttctcttctttcttctgtcttcgctgagttgctttctttgcttctcttctttcttctgtcttcgctgagttgctttctttgcttctcttctttcttctgtcttctctgagttgctttctttgcttctcttctttcttctgtcttctctgagttgctttctttgcttctcttctttcttctgtcttcgctgagttgctttctttgcttctcttctttcttctgtcttcgctgagttgctttctttgcttctcttctttcttctgtcttctctgagttgctttctttgcttctcttctttcttctgtcttcgctgagttgctttctttgcttctcttctttcttctgtcttcgctgagttgctttctttgcttctcttctttcttctgtcttcgctgagttgctttctttgcttctcttctttcttctgtcttcgctgagttgctttctttccttctccgttcgcttgctcttgtctttttctcaacttttgctctcgctttttttcgttATCTGCAGagcgcgtctccttcgcggcGTCTCCACTCAACTCCCTCGAGTGTCTCAGTAAGTCTCATTTTTTTTAGCTCACGGAAAAGAAGGTGCCTCTCAgtcgtttgcttctctcttctctctgtgtcttctccgtcttcttctgttttgtcACCGCTTCGGCCTGTTCGAATCGCCTGTAgcgctctgctttctccttttcacttcttgtttttctccctttgccCTGCCTCGCCTCGCGCAGTCTTATCTCGAAATAAAATTCAAGAAATCGAGAAACCTCCGAGTCCCCTCACGCATCTGAAGAAGCTGTCGCTGTCCGACAACCGTCTCAAGGTGAGTCACTTCTGGTCGTTGCCTgaggcgtctcctccctcttcttctcgttgttCGCTCCTGTGTTCCCCAtgtcctcttcttgctcgtctttctcttccttctccttccctctgtcgcggttttcttctgttttgaaagcgctctcctgtcgcttctctcctcagaCCTTTCCGTTCTGCGGGCAGTTCCCTGCGCTGCTCGAACTGCGCCTGAACGGGAACAGCCTCCTGTCGGTGGGCTCAGGCGTCACGTGCATGTCGGAGCTGAAAATCCTCGACCTCGGCAGAAACCAGCTGCATCGAATCGAGTAAGACCGAGCCGAAGTCAAACAACGGCAAAGAAGCGCGAAGCgttgaagaggaaaagcggcgaaaagctgaagagacagagagccgCAGATGATGGACAAAGAGGGAACGGCGACGAGATAGGCAAGCGGAAAGGAAACAGCTACAACCGAGCGGCGATTTActccagaaaagaagaaagcgagaacgaaaaagcaaagaaatAAGATCACACTTTGTTTCTTCCGGATGATGCCTCTCTCTCAAGtccctcgcttccctcgGAAGACCATGTGCGAGCAGCCTCAGAGCGTCTGCGCATTGTCTTCTTGCATGcggttttctcctctgtcaTATGTTTTTCACACTTCCCTCTTTGCAtgcctttccttttccctatattccttcttgcttttgcatgcacgttcTGAAGGTTTTTTTCATGCTTTTTTGCACGCGCCTTCAGGGGCGTGAAGGCGCTGGCTGGTCACTTGAAACTGAATCAGTTGAACATCCTCGGCAACCCGCTGATGAGCGTCGCATCGATTCTGGTAAGGAGGCAAAATTGCAAGAAAAAAACTTTTCCAGTTCCGAgattctcctttctgctccaGCAGACGCGGTGGATAGACACTCTGCGAAAGAAGCCGCGCCCGAGGCCGCTGTGGAacctttgtcttcttcgcaaAACTCTCCACGCTTCCGCTGTGCCGCGAATATCCCCTCTTTCCGTCGCgctctttcttgtctctgctctgccgtttcctcgttcttctctttccttctctctcgtcatgtcctttttctctctcgtttcgttctctagccgcctctttctccccctttcgttccttgttttctctgtctgcgccTCCTTTGTCTGAGGGGACTTGTcgctccctcgtctcctccgcctctgtgtctgcgtctcctctctttccacttctcttctctctcagcgcCTGCGGTCGAGCaccctcgccttccctcttcttttctctgcagaacgAAGTCGAGGAGCAGGTGGTGGCCTCTCTGCCGAACTTGAAAATTTTCAATTCGAAGCCGCTGCAGCCGCGCCGCGAAAATCCCCGCAAGCTTCTGTGGAAGCAGCGCCAAGAGGCCGCGAGACTCGCGAGAcaaaagagcgagaacaagggagagaacaaaggcgagaacaagagagagaacaagggagagaacaagagagagaacaaaggcgagaacaagggagagaacaagagagagaacaagggagagaacaaaggcgagaacaagagggagaacaagagagagaacaagggagagaacaagagagagaacaagggtGAGAAcaaaggcgaggagacacgtgGAGACAGTTCGGCGGGCTCGCGCGGCTTAAGCAAATTTGTGAAGAATTTCCAAACTTcatgcggagaagaaaaacgtgcGAAGGCCGAGAAGCAGCACATGTCCTTCAAGCGTCCTGCGCCGAGTGTCGAGTCTGTCTCgccgaaaaagaagaaagttTAGAATTTTTTCAAGAACTGGGAGAGAACTGGGAGAGGAACGCAGGGTAGAGAAGATGGGAGAGACGTCGGTGAAgagtctgtgcatgcaaaatgTTTTTGGGAAGGCGTAGAGTGTCTctgcaaagagagagaagacgcgaacaGGGGCAACGCGAGTCGCTCGTGGTTCTCGCAGATGATCCTGGAGTTTCTAGGTCGGCGGCaaagcaagaagaggagaaaacggaagtCACAGAAGCGGATGGAGAACGAGCAAAGAACGAAGTTAAAAAAGTAGACTGTCGCTGATCGTGTGTCGACTGACTTCCAGACGAGTGCCGAGAAAGTCTCGAAGCCGCAAGTCCTCATCAAgggtgtgtgtttttcttctctcttgcgactttttctttcgcttcttttctcgccgaACGAAGGAATGGAGAGGGAagcgctttcttctctctttctatTTTTCATCTGTCACCAGGGCTCCAGTTGCTCTTTCAAGTTCTCTTTCGTCGACAGGCGAATGTTttcgtgaagaagagaccgaggCGCGTCGCGttgaggcagagaaaaccCACAGGGGGATTTCAACGACGCTGCGAATCCTTGCTCTCCCTGCGGCTTTTGAACTGGCTCaatctgtcttcttctgctcttcatCTCGTTGCGTCGTCGCTCTGTTGCCGATtatcctttctctttctcctctccttcctctctcatttctccttctctcctctcccccatctttctctctgtgtactctctttccccctgctttctctcctctcccttcgcttcctcgcctctctcttttctttctccctggGCTCCGGTGTCCGCGCTCTGCTGCGGTTTGTCGACAGTGCCGAGCCTTTCTGAGAACAGTCGCCGACCTTGAGAGGCAAGACGCGCCGAACTTCGCTCTGTTCCTACGCGAACTCGACCGCGAGTCGGCTCTCGAACGCTTCTgcgtcgagagaaaagacttgaagagagaaagaagcccGGTGAACGATTTACGCAACTCTCAAGCTTCTTGCTCCTGTCTCGTTTCGCAGCGAATTACCCGATGCGCAGGGATGGAAAGCGCAAATTGTTCTTCGCCAGCACCACACCAGAAAGCAGCACGAGTCTGACGTAGAAAATCGACTACCTGTCCACGAACCCTCAACcacctgtctcgtcttcccctcCACACACAACCACAAAAACCTAGATGAACATTTATACCCATGCAtctacatataaatacatatacatatatacatatatatatatatatatatatgttaacagctatatatatatatatatatatatatatctcaATGTGCGTATGTGTGTTTGCGGCcctatgcatgcacagagagagctgTACAGATAAAGGACTCTAGTGTTGAAGAACTTTAGCGGAATTGATTAGCTTTCTCTTTTGGAGTTGTTCGAATCGGTGGCCCAACAGCGCGCCTTCCATGAGAGTGCCTCTCCACGTGGTTgtcgctgcgtctctttGCGCTTGTTCTCGATGttctcgcgcgtcttcgGAGACGCGAAATTCTCGTCGTTCCTCCAGTGCGTCTTTGACAATGCCTTCTTCAACTACTGAATCTGCTGCGGACgatagagaagaagacgacgagtAACGAACGAGACGGTGAGCCTCCTCAGCCTCCTCTGACAACAGCCGTGTCTCTTCCAAACTCTCAACTtcacctgtctcttctccctcctcttcttgcccttcttcttcactgtcctcggcctcttcttccgtctctgcggggctctcttcttcttcgtctgtctcgctctgcgcTGCTGCACGATCTCCTCGCCACGCAGAGCTCTGAACTCCCGCGCgtcttgccttctctgtttcttgccttctccttctccggcGGAAGGGCGTCGAGCGTCGCTGGAGAACTGAGTCGATGGTCATCGAGGACAGGAGTGAGGACGCCGCGTCCTCGCTCGGCTCGGCAGCCagcacagacgcagagacacttGGGCACCTCAGCGTCCTCACCAGAGCGCGCGCCTGGGCGCAGACATccactgaaaaaaaaacaagcaTTCTGCAACCGACTCCGCTCCAACGTCAATGCGTTTACAAAGATATACAcgtaaatatacatatacatattatatatattatatatgtgtatttgtacgtgtatttgtgtgtgtatatgtatgcactTGTGTaggtgtacatgcatatgtatgtgtatatctatctatatatatatatacatatatatatatatataaatatgtatagAGATGTGTACGTACATATGAAtggatgcatatatatgtatacatgtatacacgtatatgcatgtgacTGTGGCAAGAAAGGACGGTGGAACTTGTGAGAGATTTTCTTTCGCATAGGTTGCGCCACGAGTTCGAGATGCACGGACTCATGGTTCTGCGCCGGGAATGCAAATGTAATTTTATGTTATCTTCACAGACGAATGTGAAACGTTATCTAGAGGCGAGTGTCTGCACGGCAAGAATACTTTTTCACTTGCGTGGTCAGCGCGCCCTGACCGCTCGAggcagctgtctgtacagctgaCGGCCGGCGCGCTGATTCATGTTCCCTCCTGCCGCCTCGGCCGTTTGCGCCGAGCCTCATAGTGCCGAAGGCGCACTAGACAgaacgaagagcgaagacgagaaggaacagcgaaggagagagaggaaggagagagaaagacaggaagacaggaaggagaggaagaaggcagacaaaGCGcgggaagggagagagaaaaaagaactacaggagacagagggagagagggaggaagaacgggagagaaagcgggGGACAGAAGACgttggagagaagacaggaagcacTCGTTTCACTTGAGAGTGAAAGAACGAAGACCTACGCCTGCCACGCACGGCGAGAAATTCTTTTCGGATTTCTAGGAGCTCCGCCTCGAGCGCCTCGATGCTCCGAAAACACTccagctgaagaaaaaacaaaagtgGAGAGCTCGTATGGATAAATTCTAAAAACTGGAATAGCGTGGAAAACAGTGCAGC includes:
- a CDS encoding hypothetical protein (encoded by transcript TGME49_294940~Predicted trans-membrane domain (TMHMM2.0):150-173), giving the protein MCLSRCCFGRPGRQAWLLRALRSLSSLLFLLLLSVNGICTVSHATAAKPTKAEHFQCPASPGESCSSFPLSPFSSSSPSSSPSSSRSSPTPASSSSSPSSPSSPLKKTTVFSPSVSSSPFASLPPFPRGVRPANVRFTFSRRVEKVSAFTFWINWLLLLLASLLVACVLLVALLGEARLWALAERVSPALRLWRKNRKKMQREAGRLACAYEEKREQRSKQITEMIFAVETHNAEKQLECFRSIEALEAELLEIRKEFLAVRGRLDVCAQARALVRTLRCPSVSASVLAAEPSEDAASSLLSSMTIDSVLQRRSTPFRRRRRRQETEKARRAGVQSSAWRGDRAAAQSETDEEEESPAETEEEAEDSEEEGQEEEGEETGEVESLEETRLLSEEAEEAHRLVRYSSSSSLSSAADSVVEEGIVKDALEERREFRVSEDAREHREQAQRDAATTTWRGTLMEGALLGHRFEQLQKRKLINSAKVLQH
- a CDS encoding leucine rich repeat-containing protein (encoded by transcript TGME49_294930), with product MSASPCSIPSLREKSNASSTSRSPTPPSPAKRSSLSHLSPTSKKKVSSRQCGVPDNDRMGKHSLSNARASMGKVRQPVGPGNPSSIPSPVSKKVKETPKQTSVGGESDAKRATLASPRRPLFSGVHTAQSGAEKNAPKSAASLSSSASSSWSKGEFRENEARREERSGTPRAPLQAARNQFSPKSEKKCTSNSPLEQRAAVTKPGALSVSALRETSKSGGDEDARGDAKSTLRASSGNLEKDEKKATMHAPSASKNRDAAPGGGNRQAKSRALSLKDSPASSTCGSENLKGANGRTRTSGGPRPALSRRPVAAVSREPITHLSLPRIAEIAASGQTPQTPALEKPAEVPGTNSAEAPKERENASAASSSSASGLDMAAISALDLSEREAEEVADLSCYKSLKRLDVSGNRLADGLGFLAMNLQLRWLKAARSLLEGGDVLRCALMNLSNLVVLDLSSNQITRLDAFAPLKALKTLVLSENQIQRVSFAASPLNSLECLILSRNKIQEIEKPPSPLTHLKKLSLSDNRLKTFPFCGQFPALLELRLNGNSLLSVGSGVTCMSELKILDLGRNQLHRIEGVKALAGHLKLNQLNILGNPLMSVASILNEVEEQVVASLPNLKIFNSKPLQPRRENPRKLLWKQRQEAARLARQKSENKGENKGENKRENKGENKRENKGENKGENKRENKGENKGENKRENKRENKGENKRENKGENKGEETRGDSSAGSRGLSKFVKNFQTSCGEEKRAKAEKQHMSFKRPAPSVESVSPKKKKV